In Gemmatimonadetes bacterium T265, one DNA window encodes the following:
- the rfbD gene encoding NAD(P)-dependent oxidoreductase: protein MLGRDLAATAPADVDLVARPRAALDLTRAAALAAALDAARPDVVLNAAAYTQVDRAEAEPAAAFATNAGAVGTLGALCAARGVRVVHVSTDYVFDGTRRRPYREGDATNPLGVYGASKRAGERRLAGSGPRALVVRTQWLFGAHGRSFVRTMWERARRGESARVVADQYGAPTHTGELAAAIWALVARDVAGVVHVTNAGEATWFDVAARVYAAAGRPGGVTPCASAEYPTPARRPAYAVLDTGRARAAGIVMRPWQAAVDAWVTLQPRLA from the coding sequence ATGCTCGGCCGCGACCTCGCGGCGACCGCACCGGCGGACGTCGACCTCGTGGCGCGCCCGCGCGCCGCGCTCGACCTGACGCGGGCCGCCGCGCTCGCCGCCGCCTTGGACGCCGCGCGGCCGGACGTCGTGCTCAACGCCGCCGCGTACACGCAGGTGGACCGCGCGGAGGCCGAGCCGGCGGCGGCGTTCGCGACCAACGCGGGCGCGGTGGGCACGCTCGGCGCGCTCTGCGCCGCGCGCGGGGTGCGGGTGGTGCACGTGAGCACGGACTACGTGTTCGACGGCACGCGCCGGCGCCCCTACCGCGAGGGCGACGCGACCAACCCGCTCGGCGTCTACGGCGCGAGCAAGCGGGCGGGCGAGCGGCGGCTCGCGGGGTCGGGCCCGCGGGCGCTCGTCGTGCGCACGCAGTGGTTGTTCGGCGCGCACGGGCGCTCGTTCGTGCGGACGATGTGGGAGCGGGCGCGGCGCGGCGAGTCGGCGCGCGTCGTGGCCGACCAGTACGGCGCGCCGACGCACACGGGCGAGCTCGCGGCGGCGATCTGGGCGCTCGTCGCCCGCGACGTGGCGGGCGTCGTGCACGTGACCAACGCGGGCGAGGCGACCTGGTTCGACGTGGCGGCGCGCGTGTACGCGGCGGCCGGGCGGCCGGGCGGCGTGACGCCCTGCGCGAGCGCGGAGTACCCGACGCCGGCGCGGCGGCCCGCCTACGCGGTGTTAGACACCGGCCGAGCACGGGCGGCGGGGATCGTCATGCGGCCGTGGCAGGCGGCCGTCGACGCGTGGGTGACGCTCCAGCCGCGGCTTGCGTAG